A portion of the Armatimonadota bacterium genome contains these proteins:
- a CDS encoding extracellular solute-binding protein, with product MACGTSRTGVRVEEDLYQEGWIMKMNRLPLAWLCGCVVVIVLAAMAPATVAQEPRVVVYSSAGAEIGEELAAAFMKRNPGIKVESIYAGTGVVWTRVRAEAARPQGDVCMCGGSENFDINYEFLETYRSKQDADIPAEYKDPRGPRYYGMSLPIQVIIINSKLVQRRDYPRGWRDLADPKWKGKIIWANPRISASAYAQLFQLIKIGGWDLVKAVLANAIITPSSGLAYQGVADGEFLIGMTGEGNVYDLRNKGYPVDGVYPVEGTGLRFDATGLIKGCPNPISARLFYDFANSRDAHLIYTRVGSRRSVRPDVPTPQGMPPTSRINLVPYDAVKAGKDRGINLIIFDEMLAKR from the coding sequence ATGGCCTGTGGGACCAGCAGGACGGGCGTCCGGGTTGAGGAAGATCTGTACCAGGAGGGATGGATCATGAAGATGAACCGATTGCCCCTGGCCTGGCTTTGCGGGTGCGTGGTTGTCATCGTCCTAGCGGCGATGGCCCCGGCCACCGTGGCCCAGGAGCCCCGAGTGGTTGTCTACTCATCGGCGGGCGCGGAGATCGGCGAAGAACTCGCCGCCGCGTTCATGAAGCGGAACCCCGGAATCAAGGTCGAGTCTATCTACGCCGGCACCGGCGTCGTCTGGACGAGGGTGCGGGCTGAGGCGGCCCGGCCTCAGGGGGATGTCTGCATGTGCGGCGGCAGCGAGAACTTCGACATCAACTACGAGTTCCTCGAGACGTACCGGAGCAAACAAGATGCCGACATCCCCGCGGAGTACAAGGATCCCCGCGGGCCGCGCTACTACGGGATGAGCCTGCCTATACAGGTCATCATCATCAACAGCAAGCTGGTCCAGCGCCGCGACTACCCACGGGGCTGGAGGGACCTGGCCGATCCCAAGTGGAAGGGCAAGATCATCTGGGCCAACCCGCGGATCTCCGCCTCGGCCTACGCGCAGCTATTCCAGTTGATCAAGATAGGCGGCTGGGACTTGGTGAAGGCAGTGCTCGCCAACGCGATCATCACCCCGTCGTCCGGTTTGGCCTACCAGGGCGTGGCCGACGGCGAGTTCCTCATCGGCATGACCGGTGAGGGCAACGTCTATGACCTGAGGAACAAAGGCTACCCGGTGGACGGGGTCTACCCCGTCGAGGGCACCGGGCTTCGCTTTGACGCGACCGGGCTTATCAAGGGATGTCCGAATCCCATCTCGGCGCGCCTCTTCTATGACTTCGCCAACAGCCGCGATGCGCACCTCATCTATACACGTGTCGGTAGCCGGCGCAGCGTGCGGCCCGACGTACCTACGCCGCAGGGCATGCCCCCGACCTCGAGGATCAATCTGGTCCCGTACGATGCGGTGAAGGCCGGGAAGGACCGGGGGATCAATCTCATCATCTTCGACGAGATGCTGGCCAAACGGTGA
- a CDS encoding ABC transporter ATP-binding protein has protein sequence MKAPSTKLGVLGVRKVFGDGPSQVVAADDVGFDVRDGELFTLLGPSGCGKTTTLRLVAGLERPDAGRIVFEGLDWTPLPPFRRSIGMVFQSYALFPHMSVFENVAYGLRVRKTSREEIGRLVNEAIEMVGLAGTRARRPGQLSGGQQQRVALARALVYHPKLLLLDEPLSNLDAKLRVYMRGEVKRIQRQAGICAVYVTHDQEEALSISDRIAVMQAGRIAQVGTPAEIYEQPASTFVADFVGKANFLECTVLEHDGEACIIRCGGALLRAGAATGSLPIPAGTEGLLFFRPERAVLSAVSDDASGLLARVRDIEYLGSLVRYTLAGEEGWTVLVDAPPIGGIRQVGEEVIITLAADHAQVFPKGSR, from the coding sequence GTGAAGGCGCCATCCACCAAGCTGGGCGTTCTGGGAGTCCGCAAGGTCTTCGGCGACGGCCCGTCTCAAGTGGTCGCCGCCGACGACGTCGGATTCGATGTGCGCGACGGCGAGCTGTTCACGCTCCTGGGACCCAGCGGCTGCGGCAAGACCACCACGCTGAGGCTGGTCGCCGGACTGGAACGGCCGGATGCCGGTCGGATCGTCTTCGAGGGGCTGGATTGGACGCCGCTGCCGCCCTTCCGGCGCAGCATCGGCATGGTGTTCCAGAGCTATGCGCTCTTCCCGCACATGAGCGTCTTCGAGAACGTGGCCTACGGGCTGAGGGTAAGGAAGACCTCCAGGGAAGAGATAGGACGGCTCGTGAACGAGGCCATCGAAATGGTCGGGCTGGCCGGGACCCGGGCCCGGCGGCCCGGGCAGCTCTCGGGCGGGCAGCAGCAGCGGGTCGCGCTCGCCCGGGCGCTGGTCTACCACCCAAAGCTGCTCCTGCTGGACGAGCCGCTCTCAAACCTGGATGCCAAGCTCCGCGTCTACATGCGCGGGGAGGTTAAGCGCATCCAGCGGCAGGCCGGAATCTGCGCGGTCTACGTCACGCACGACCAGGAGGAAGCGCTTTCCATATCCGACCGCATCGCCGTGATGCAGGCCGGGCGCATCGCGCAGGTGGGCACGCCCGCGGAGATCTACGAGCAGCCCGCCTCTACCTTCGTCGCCGACTTCGTGGGCAAGGCGAATTTCCTGGAGTGCACAGTGCTGGAGCACGACGGCGAGGCCTGCATCATCCGCTGCGGCGGCGCGCTCCTCCGCGCCGGGGCGGCGACAGGCAGCCTGCCCATTCCAGCGGGGACAGAGGGACTGCTCTTCTTCCGCCCCGAGCGCGCGGTGCTCTCGGCCGTCAGTGACGACGCCTCCGGCCTGCTGGCGCGCGTCAGGGACATCGAGTACCTGGGCAGCCTGGTCCGCTACACCCTGGCCGGCGAGGAAGGCTGGACGGTGCTGGTGGACGCACCGCCCATTGGCGGCATCCGGCAGGTGGGAGAGGAAGTCATCATCACCCTGGCCGCGGACCACGCCCAGGTCTTTCCGAAGGGATCGCGCTGA
- a CDS encoding iron ABC transporter permease, with the protein MATLAAPRVRPGRAFDLSTATILLLVVGILGLLIVYPLSRVLLLSFIKMGDPVAPAHLTLANFSRFFTSGLYQKALVNSLVASGTTVLASLVLGIPLAYILARVRVPFREALISLATLPLILPPFVGAYSWILLLGRQGALTSLIRDGLGIHLPSIIGPFGVIVTMSLSYYPFVLLPLLGALSSADPHVEESALTLGASPLRRIFTVTLPLVLPTIGAGAIIVFMRAIGNFGVPALLGGEFYVLPTLIYFEVTGSFNLHGAGAIALVSTLFSIGSLLALRYITGKGGFVTITSQARQVAQSSQPAARWLGFGFCAAVIGISLLPHLTVLLASFAERWAGTPLPTAYSLINYRKAFTLSMDAIRNSLVLAVGTTAICIIVGSLMAHTAARKRIPGRWLMDITIMLPFVLPGIMVGVAILVAFIVPPFELAGTGTILMIAYFIRRLPYTFRSAYASLTQTDIALEEASLVCGANQGVTFRRITLPLITPAIAAGATITFATLLGELTTTLLLYSARWKT; encoded by the coding sequence ATGGCGACGCTTGCGGCTCCGAGGGTGCGGCCCGGCCGCGCCTTCGATCTGAGCACCGCGACGATCCTCCTGCTGGTGGTGGGTATCCTGGGACTGCTGATCGTCTACCCGCTGTCGCGCGTGTTGCTGCTCAGCTTCATCAAGATGGGCGATCCGGTCGCGCCGGCCCATCTCACCCTGGCCAACTTCTCACGATTCTTCACAAGCGGCCTCTACCAGAAGGCCCTGGTAAACTCGCTGGTGGCCAGCGGCACGACCGTGCTGGCGAGCCTTGTTCTGGGCATTCCGCTGGCCTACATCCTGGCCCGCGTCAGGGTTCCGTTCCGGGAGGCGCTCATCTCGCTGGCGACGCTGCCGCTGATCCTCCCGCCCTTCGTGGGCGCCTACTCCTGGATCCTGCTCCTGGGCCGGCAGGGCGCGCTGACCTCCCTGATTCGAGATGGTCTGGGGATCCATCTGCCGAGCATCATCGGGCCGTTCGGGGTCATCGTGACGATGTCACTCTCCTACTACCCTTTCGTCTTGCTGCCGCTGCTTGGAGCCCTCTCCTCCGCGGACCCACACGTGGAGGAGAGCGCGCTGACGCTGGGCGCCTCTCCGTTGCGGCGGATCTTTACCGTCACGCTGCCGCTGGTACTGCCGACCATCGGTGCCGGCGCGATCATCGTGTTCATGCGCGCGATCGGGAACTTTGGGGTCCCGGCGCTGCTGGGCGGGGAGTTCTACGTCCTGCCAACACTGATCTACTTTGAAGTCACCGGCAGCTTCAACCTGCACGGTGCGGGCGCGATCGCGTTGGTGAGCACCCTGTTTTCGATCGGCTCGCTGCTGGCGCTGCGCTACATCACCGGGAAGGGGGGGTTCGTCACGATCACCTCCCAGGCACGCCAGGTGGCGCAGAGCAGCCAGCCGGCGGCCCGATGGCTGGGTTTTGGCTTCTGTGCCGCGGTGATCGGCATCTCGCTCTTGCCGCATCTCACCGTGCTGCTGGCGTCGTTCGCCGAGCGGTGGGCCGGAACACCCCTGCCCACCGCCTACTCGCTGATCAACTACCGCAAGGCGTTCACGCTCTCGATGGACGCGATACGCAACAGCCTGGTGCTGGCCGTCGGGACGACCGCAATCTGCATAATCGTGGGATCGTTGATGGCCCACACGGCCGCGCGCAAGCGAATCCCTGGCAGGTGGTTGATGGACATCACGATCATGCTGCCGTTCGTGCTTCCCGGCATTATGGTCGGCGTGGCGATCCTCGTGGCGTTCATCGTTCCTCCTTTTGAGCTCGCGGGCACCGGAACGATCTTGATGATCGCCTACTTCATCCGGCGTCTGCCGTACACGTTCCGGTCCGCCTACGCCTCGCTCACCCAGACCGACATTGCGCTCGAAGAGGCGTCGCTTGTCTGCGGCGCCAACCAGGGGGTGACCTTCCGCCGGATCACGCTCCCGTTGATCACGCCCGCCATCGCCGCCGGGGCCACGATCACCTTTGCCACGCTGCTCGGGGAGCTGACCACCACGCTCCTGCTGTACTCGGCCCGGTGGAAGACGA